GCGGCGAGGGGATCGCCGTCCGGGTGGACCACCTCGACCCCGCGCAGGTGGCCGCGCTCGTGCGCCGCATCGACGCGGAGCAGGGGCGGCTGGACGTCCTGGTCAACGACGTCTGGGGCGCCGACCACCTGTTCGAGTTCGGCAAGCCGCTGTGGGAGCAGTCCCTGGAGAACGGGCTGCGGCTGCTGCGGCTGGCCATCGAGACCCACGCCATCACGAGCCACCGGGCGCTGCCGCTGCTGATCCGGCGCCCCGGCGGCCTCGTCGTCGAGATGACCGACGGCACCGCCGAGTACAACGCCCGGTACCGCAGGGACGTCGGCTACTTCTACGACCTCGCGAAGAACGCCGTGATCCGCATGGCGCTCGCCCAGTCGGAGGAGATCGCCGGGCACGGCGGGACCGCCGTGGCGCTGACGCCGGGATGGCTGCGCTCGGAGGCGATGCTCGACCACTTCGGCGTCACCGAGGACAACTGGCGCGCCGCCGTCGAGCGGGAGCCGCACTTCGCCGTCTCCGAGTCGCCCGCGTTCGTGGGCCGCGCCGTCGCGGCCCTCGCCGCCGACCCCGAGCGGGCGCGCTGGAACGGGGCCTCGCTGTCGAGCGGCGGGCTCGCCCGGGTCTACGGGTTCACCGACGCCGACGGCAGCCGCCCCGACGCCTGGCGCTACATCACCGAGGTGGTGGACGCCGGACGCCCCGCCGACGTCACGGGCTACCGCTAGCCCGCCGCGTCCGTGCCGGTCGCCGCGATTCCTTTGCCGGGCCGCCGCCGTTCCCTGAACCGCGGCGGCCCCGCCCATTGCGGAGCTCCGGGTCGGTTTGAGGTGGATCTGTCCGGTAATGGCGTCGGCAGGCAGAGGCTCCGGCACGGAAAGGAGGAGCCATGCCGAAGACGACCAAGACCGGCGAGCCGCGGAAGGACGAGCTTCCCGGCACGCTGCAGCGCTCCCCGAAGGAGGCGCAGGAGACCTTCGCCAAGGCACACGACTCCGCGGTCGAGACCTATGGCGAGGGCCGGCGCGCGCATCGCACCGCCTACTCGGCGCTCAAGCACAAGTTCGAGAAGCGCGGCGACCGCTGGGTGCCCAAGGAGCGCAAGGGCCCGTCCGACGAGCGGGCCGGGGACCCGCGGGCGCGCGAGGGCAGCGGCAGGACGGCGGGCGGCGTGGACGTCGAGGGCAGCAGCAAGAAGGAGCTGTACGACCGCGCCGCCGGCCTCGGCGTCCGGGGCCGGTCGCGGATGACCAAGCAGGAGCTCGGCGAGGCGATCGCGCGCAAGCAGGACTGAGCCGGCACGCGGATGCGGGACCGAGCGGCACGGCCGGATCGGGAGCAGCGCCGCCGAGCAGCACCGGCGCCGCGCGCACGCCCGCACCGGCGGGGAGGGGCCTCAGTCCGGCCGCGGGACGCCGTACAGGGCGGCGAGCCGGGCGGCGGCGGCCGCCATCCGCTCCCGCAGCTCCGGCGGGCCCAGGACCTCCGCCTCCGGCCCGAGCCGCATCAGCTCGGAGGCGGCGACCTCCGCCGACTCGACCGGAAGCGTGGTCGCCACCCACCCGTCCGCGTCGGGCCCGCCCGCCGCCTCGGCCGCGCGCCGCGCCGCATACGGCTCGACGGCGTACCGCAGCAGCCGCATCCCGGCGGGCGACAGCCGGACGGAGACCTCCTCGCGCAGCATCGACCGCAGGAACGAGCGGGCCTGCTCCCGCCAGTGCGCCGCGAGGTCGAACCCCTCGTCCCGCTCGAAGACGTCGCCGGTCGGCCGGACGCCGGTCACGCGGTCCACCCGGTAGGTGCGGTACCCGCCCCCGACCCGTGCGACCAGGTACCAGACGCCGCTCTTCAGCACGAGACCGTACGGCTCGGCCTCCCGCGCGACCTCGGCGTCCCCGCGCCGGTAGCGCAGCTCGACGCGCTCGTCCTCCCAGACGGCGCGCGCGAGGTCCCGCAGCAGCGGCGGCGGACCGGCCTCGCCGAACCAGCCCGGCGCGTCCAGGTGGAACCGCTGCCCCGCCCGCGCCGGGGCGTCCCGCAGCGACGCCGGCAGCGCCGCGAGGACCTTCAGCTCGGCCGCGGCCATGACGTCGCCGCGGCCCATCTCGCCGGCCGGGCCCGGCAGGCCCGACAGGAACAGCGCCTCCGCCTCCTCGCGGGTGAGGCCCGTCAGCCGCGTCCGGTACCCGTCGACGAGGCGGTACCCGCCGCCGCGGCCCTGCTCGGCGTACACCGGGACGCCGGCCGCCGACAGCGCCTCCATGTCCCGGTAGACGGTGCGCTCGGAGACCTCCAGCTCCCGCGCCAGCTGGCCCGCCGTCATCGTCTCCCGCGACTGCAGGAGCAGCACGATCGAGATCAGCCGGGCGGCCCGCATGGCCCCATCCTCCCGCAGTCCGCCGCCCCCCGGGGCCCGGGCCCGCCGTTTCTGACAATCTTGCGGCAGGTTGGGGCTCTTTGCCTGTCGTTGACCGCCGCGGGGCTGTTAGCTTCGCGGGCGTGCTGACCGAAACCACCTCCATCGAGGCGTTCATCGACGCCCTGCCGAAGGTCGAGCTCCACGTCCACCTCGTGGGCTCCGCCTCGGTCCCCACCGTCCTCGAGCTGGCCCGCCGCCACCCCGGCGGGCCCGTCCCGGTGGACGAGCGGGAGCTGCGCGCGTTCTACGAGTTCCGCGACTTCCCGCACTTCGCCGAGGTGTACGAGGCCGTGTCCGGCCTCGTCCGGACCCCCGAGGACGTCGCCACCCTCGTCCTCGGGACCGCCCGCGACCTCGCCGCGCAGAACGCCCGCTACGTCGAGCTGACCGTCACCCCCTACACCCACCAGCGGGCCGGGATGCCGATGCCCGCGGTCACCGAGGCGCTCGACCACGCCGCCCGCGAGGCCCGCGACCGGCACGGCCTCCGCGTCGCCTACATCTTCGACATCCCCGGCGAGTTCGGCGCCGAGGGCGCCCGCGGCACCGCCGAGCACGCGCTGCGGCACCCGCCGGAGGCGCTCGTCGGGTTCGGGCTCGGCGGCATCGAGCAGTGCCGCCCGGCGCACCGCGACGCGTTCCGCGAGGCGTTCGCCGCCGCCCGCGCCGCCGGGCTGCGCAGCGTCCCGCACGCGGGCGAGATGACCGGCCCGGAGACCATCTGGGAGGCGATCGAGGGGCTCGGCGCCGAGCGCATCGGGCACGGCATCAGCTGCCTGGACGATCCGCGCCTCGTCGAGCACCTTCGCGAGACGCAGATCCCGCTGGAGGTGTGCCCCACCTCCAACCTCCGCACGGGACAGGTCGCCGACCTGGCCGGCCACCCGCTGCCGCAGATGCTCGAAGAAGGACTGTTCGTCACCCTCAACAGCGACGACCCCCCGATGTTCGACACGACCCTCACCGGCGAGTACCGCGTCGCGGCCGAGGTCTTCGGACTGGACCGCGCCGCCCTGGCGGACCTGGCCCGCAACGCCGTCCATGCCTCGTACCTCGGCGAGGAGGACCGCCGCGCCATCCTGGCGGACATCGACACCGTCGCGGGCGGGGGCATCGACACCGTCGCGGGCGGGGGCATCGACACCGTCGCGGGCGAGGACGCGGTCGCCTGACTACGGGCTCAGCCCCACGCCATGCGGCGCCACGGGCTGGCGGGGTCCTCTGCGAGGATCCGGTGCCCGGTGAGGGAGCGCTCGTACCACTCGCCGAACTCGCCGTCGTCGAACCGCAGCATCCTCCCGAGGACGTACCCGGCGGAGAACGACCCCCACGACGAGTAGACCTGGTGGGCGCGCCCGCCGGCCGTGAGGACGCACTTCTCGGCCTCCTCCGCGTCGCAGTACCCGGCGCCGAGGCCCCAGCGCGCCATGTTCACCGCGCGCCCCA
The sequence above is drawn from the Actinomadura hallensis genome and encodes:
- a CDS encoding SDR family oxidoreductase → MSALKGTVALVAGGTRGAGRGIAAELGAAGATVYVTGRSTRSHRSEMDRPETIEETAELVTAAGGEGIAVRVDHLDPAQVAALVRRIDAEQGRLDVLVNDVWGADHLFEFGKPLWEQSLENGLRLLRLAIETHAITSHRALPLLIRRPGGLVVEMTDGTAEYNARYRRDVGYFYDLAKNAVIRMALAQSEEIAGHGGTAVALTPGWLRSEAMLDHFGVTEDNWRAAVEREPHFAVSESPAFVGRAVAALAADPERARWNGASLSSGGLARVYGFTDADGSRPDAWRYITEVVDAGRPADVTGYR
- a CDS encoding ChaB family protein; protein product: MPKTTKTGEPRKDELPGTLQRSPKEAQETFAKAHDSAVETYGEGRRAHRTAYSALKHKFEKRGDRWVPKERKGPSDERAGDPRAREGSGRTAGGVDVEGSSKKELYDRAAGLGVRGRSRMTKQELGEAIARKQD
- the add gene encoding adenosine deaminase, translating into MLTETTSIEAFIDALPKVELHVHLVGSASVPTVLELARRHPGGPVPVDERELRAFYEFRDFPHFAEVYEAVSGLVRTPEDVATLVLGTARDLAAQNARYVELTVTPYTHQRAGMPMPAVTEALDHAAREARDRHGLRVAYIFDIPGEFGAEGARGTAEHALRHPPEALVGFGLGGIEQCRPAHRDAFREAFAAARAAGLRSVPHAGEMTGPETIWEAIEGLGAERIGHGISCLDDPRLVEHLRETQIPLEVCPTSNLRTGQVADLAGHPLPQMLEEGLFVTLNSDDPPMFDTTLTGEYRVAAEVFGLDRAALADLARNAVHASYLGEEDRRAILADIDTVAGGGIDTVAGGGIDTVAGEDAVA
- a CDS encoding helix-turn-helix transcriptional regulator, whose amino-acid sequence is MRAARLISIVLLLQSRETMTAGQLARELEVSERTVYRDMEALSAAGVPVYAEQGRGGGYRLVDGYRTRLTGLTREEAEALFLSGLPGPAGEMGRGDVMAAAELKVLAALPASLRDAPARAGQRFHLDAPGWFGEAGPPPLLRDLARAVWEDERVELRYRRGDAEVAREAEPYGLVLKSGVWYLVARVGGGYRTYRVDRVTGVRPTGDVFERDEGFDLAAHWREQARSFLRSMLREEVSVRLSPAGMRLLRYAVEPYAARRAAEAAGGPDADGWVATTLPVESAEVAASELMRLGPEAEVLGPPELRERMAAAAARLAALYGVPRPD